One window from the genome of Salvia splendens isolate huo1 chromosome 9, SspV2, whole genome shotgun sequence encodes:
- the LOC121747678 gene encoding silicon efflux transporter LSI3-like isoform X3: protein MAMAPTVKVVLGSIAFAIFWVLAVFPAVPFLPIGRTAGSLLGAMLMVLFQVMTPDQAYAAIDLPILGLLFGTMVVSVYLERADMFQYLGKLLAWKSQGAKDLLCRICLISALSSALFTNDTSCVVLTEFVLKIARQHNLPPHPFLLALASSANIGSSATPIGNPQNLVIAVQSGITFGTFLSGILPAMLVGVCVNASILLCMYWKLLSIQKDEEDVASEVVGEDDVVSHRFSPATMSHLTSVHSQEFGSALETMNHVESTLRNRGNLAGTNGQIDQVEGLSDRASLGRSEIERDSSSQFDSNRKSDSSKEIGDSDDLVNEVECHSFAAAFAEERLGLPKKWKRVLWKACVYLITLGMLISLLAGLNMSWTAITAALALVVLDFKDARPSLEKVSYSLLIFFCGMFITVDGFNKTGIPSAMWEFVEPYTKIDHVSGVAVLAAVIVVLSNLASNVPTG from the exons ATGGCTATGGCCCCTACTGTAAAAGTGGTTCTTGGCTCAATTGCATTTGCAATATTCTGGGTTCTGGCTGTTTTTCCGGCTGTGCCGTTCCTACCGATTGGTAGGACAGCCGGATCCCTTCTCGGAGCCATGCTCATGGTGCTCTTTCAAGTCATGACTCCTGATCAAGCCTATGCTGCCATTGATCTCCCGATTCTCGGGCTACTCTTTGGAACTATGGTAGTTAGTGTGTATCTAGAGAGAGCTGACATGTTCCAGTATTTAGGCAAATTGCTCGCGTGGAAGAGCCAGGGTGCCAAGGACTTGCTCTGTCGGATTTGCTTGATCTCTGCCCTTTCTAGTGCCCTCTTCACCAACGATACGTCGTGTGTTGTGTTAACCGAGTTTGTGCTGAAAATCGCGAGGCAGCATAATCTGCCGCCTCATCCCTTTCTCTTGGCCCTTGCCTCCAGTGCTAATATAGGATCTTCCGCGACTCCTATAGGGAATCCTCAGAACTTGGTCATAGCTGTTCAAAGTGGGATAACTTTCGGCACGTTTTTGTCTGGTATCCTTCCTGCCATGCTAGTGGGAGTGTGTGTCAATGCTTCGATCCTCCTATGTATGTATTGGAAGCTGTTGTCCATTCAAAAGGACGAAGAAGATGTAGCTTCGGAAGTTGTTGGCGAAGATGATGTGGTTTCTCATCGCTTCTCACCTGCAACAATGTCACATCTCACTTCAGTACACTCCCAAGAGTTCGGTTCTGCTTTGGAAACAATGAATCATGTAGAATCGACCCTTAGGAATCGTGGTAATTTGGCTGGCACGAATGGTCAAATAGATCAAGTTGAGGGGCTAAGCGACAGGGCGAGTTTGGGCAGATCTGAAATTGAAAGGGATTCTAGTTCGCAGTTTGATTCAAACAGAAAATCAGATTCTTCAAAAGAGATTGGAGATTCGGATGATCTTGTCAACGAAGTCGAGTGTCATAGTTTTGCAGCAGCATTTGCAGAAGAAAGGCTAGGATTGCCAAAGAAGTGGAAAAGAGTGTTGTGGAAGGCATGTGTTTATCTCATCACTTTGGGAATGCTGATATCTTTGTTGGCCGGCCTGAATATGTCGTGGACTGCAATCACAGCTGCACTCGCCCTCGTTGTTCTTGATTTTAAGGACGCCAGGCCAAGTCTCGAAAAG GTGTCGTATTCGCTGTTGATATTCTTTTGCGGAATGTTTATTACTGTCGATGGCTTCAATAAAACAGGGATCCCGAGTGCAATGTGGGAGTTTGTGGAGCCTTACACGAAAATAGATCACGTTAGTGGAGTAGCAGTTTTAGCTGCTGTTATAGTTGTCCTCTCCAATCTGGCTTCTAATGTACCTACAG
- the LOC121747678 gene encoding silicon efflux transporter LSI3-like isoform X2: MAMAPTVKVVLGSIAFAIFWVLAVFPAVPFLPIGRTAGSLLGAMLMVLFQVMTPDQAYAAIDLPILGLLFGTMVVSVYLERADMFQYLGKLLAWKSQGAKDLLCRICLISALSSALFTNDTSCVVLTEFVLKIARQHNLPPHPFLLALASSANIGSSATPIGNPQNLVIAVQSGITFGTFLSGILPAMLVGVCVNASILLCMYWKLLSIQKDEEDVASEVVGEDDVVSHRFSPATMSHLTSVHSQEFGSALETMNHVESTLRNRGNLAGTNGQIDQVEGLSDRASLGRSEIERDSSSQFDSNRKSDSSKEIGDSDDLVNEVECHSFAAAFAEERLGLPKKWKRVLWKACVYLITLGMLISLLAGLNMSWTAITAALALVVLDFKDARPSLEKVSYSLLIFFCGMFITVDGFNKTGIPSAMWEFVEPYTKIDHVSGVAVLAAVIVVLSNLASNVPTGNLHICLNMTHH; encoded by the exons ATGGCTATGGCCCCTACTGTAAAAGTGGTTCTTGGCTCAATTGCATTTGCAATATTCTGGGTTCTGGCTGTTTTTCCGGCTGTGCCGTTCCTACCGATTGGTAGGACAGCCGGATCCCTTCTCGGAGCCATGCTCATGGTGCTCTTTCAAGTCATGACTCCTGATCAAGCCTATGCTGCCATTGATCTCCCGATTCTCGGGCTACTCTTTGGAACTATGGTAGTTAGTGTGTATCTAGAGAGAGCTGACATGTTCCAGTATTTAGGCAAATTGCTCGCGTGGAAGAGCCAGGGTGCCAAGGACTTGCTCTGTCGGATTTGCTTGATCTCTGCCCTTTCTAGTGCCCTCTTCACCAACGATACGTCGTGTGTTGTGTTAACCGAGTTTGTGCTGAAAATCGCGAGGCAGCATAATCTGCCGCCTCATCCCTTTCTCTTGGCCCTTGCCTCCAGTGCTAATATAGGATCTTCCGCGACTCCTATAGGGAATCCTCAGAACTTGGTCATAGCTGTTCAAAGTGGGATAACTTTCGGCACGTTTTTGTCTGGTATCCTTCCTGCCATGCTAGTGGGAGTGTGTGTCAATGCTTCGATCCTCCTATGTATGTATTGGAAGCTGTTGTCCATTCAAAAGGACGAAGAAGATGTAGCTTCGGAAGTTGTTGGCGAAGATGATGTGGTTTCTCATCGCTTCTCACCTGCAACAATGTCACATCTCACTTCAGTACACTCCCAAGAGTTCGGTTCTGCTTTGGAAACAATGAATCATGTAGAATCGACCCTTAGGAATCGTGGTAATTTGGCTGGCACGAATGGTCAAATAGATCAAGTTGAGGGGCTAAGCGACAGGGCGAGTTTGGGCAGATCTGAAATTGAAAGGGATTCTAGTTCGCAGTTTGATTCAAACAGAAAATCAGATTCTTCAAAAGAGATTGGAGATTCGGATGATCTTGTCAACGAAGTCGAGTGTCATAGTTTTGCAGCAGCATTTGCAGAAGAAAGGCTAGGATTGCCAAAGAAGTGGAAAAGAGTGTTGTGGAAGGCATGTGTTTATCTCATCACTTTGGGAATGCTGATATCTTTGTTGGCCGGCCTGAATATGTCGTGGACTGCAATCACAGCTGCACTCGCCCTCGTTGTTCTTGATTTTAAGGACGCCAGGCCAAGTCTCGAAAAG GTGTCGTATTCGCTGTTGATATTCTTTTGCGGAATGTTTATTACTGTCGATGGCTTCAATAAAACAGGGATCCCGAGTGCAATGTGGGAGTTTGTGGAGCCTTACACGAAAATAGATCACGTTAGTGGAGTAGCAGTTTTAGCTGCTGTTATAGTTGTCCTCTCCAATCTGGCTTCTAATGTACCTACAG